A stretch of DNA from Planococcus antarcticus DSM 14505:
AACTTACGCGGTACTAGCGCCAGAACATAAATGGGTAGCTGCGATTACAACAGCGGATCAAAAACAAGCTGTCGACAAATACGTCGATGACGTTAAAACAAAAAGTGACTTGGAACGTACTGATTTGGCGAAAGACAAATCAGGTGTCTTCACAGGCGCGTATGCAACCAATCCAGCGAGCGGTGAAAAAATGCCGATTTGGATTGCCGATTATGTCTTGGCAACTTATGGAACGGGCGCAATTATGGCAGTTCCTGCTCACGACGAGCGCGATTACGAGTTTGCCAAGCAATTCGATTTGCCGATTGTGGAAGTTGTGTCAGGCGGCAATATCGAAGAAGAAGCATATGCTGGTGACGGTGAATTGATCAATTCCGACTTCCTAAACGGTTTGAATAAAAAAGAAGCGATTGAAAACGCGATTGCTTGGCTAATTGACAAAAAAGTCGGCGAAAAGAAAATCACTTACCGCTTGCGTGACTGGTTGTTTAGCCGTCAGCGTTACTGGGGCGAGCCGATTCCAATCATCCACTGGGAAGATGGCACAATGACACCCGTTGAAGAAAAAGATTTGCCATTGATGCTGCCGGTAACAAAGGATATTAAGCCGAGCGGAACAGGGGAGTCGCCACTTGCCAATATTACCGACTGGGTCAATATTGTTCACCCAGAAACGGGCATGAAAGGGCGCCGCGAAACCAACACGATGCCGCAATGGGCAGGAAGCTGCTGGTATTACTTGCGCTTTATCGATCCAACGAATGACGAAATGTTGGCAGATCCAGAACTATTGAAACGCTGGTTGCCGGTAGATGTTTATATCGGCGGCGCAGAGCATGCTGTACTTCATTTGCTGTATGCACGTTTCTGGCATAAAGTGCTTTACGATATCGGAGTAGTATCGACAAAAGAGCCTTTCCAGAAATTGTTTAACCAAGGCATGATTTTGGGCGAAGGCAACGAAAAAATGTCGAAATCCAAAGGCAATGTCGTGAACCCAGACCAAATCATCGAAAGCCACGGAGCAGATACATTGCGTATGTACGAAATGTTCATGGGTCCACTAGAAGCATCGATTGCATGGTCGACAAACGGACTAGACGGCTCCCGCCGATTCCTAGACCGCGTTTGGCGCTTGTTGATGGACGAAGAGCAATTGAGCGCGAAAGTAACCGATGCTAACGACGGCAAGCTGGAAAAAGTCTATCATCAAACAGTCAAAAAAGTAACGGACGATTTCGAAGGGCTGCGTTTCAACACAGCTATTTCACAAATGATGATGTTCATCAATGAAGGCTATAAAGTCGATTCGATTCCGACAGAATATGTAGAAGGCTTTGTAAAATTGCTATCGCCAATCGCACCTCATGTAGCAGAAGAGCTATGGGAGAAATTGGGTCACGAAGGATCAGTATCATATGAAAACTGGCCGCAATTTGATGAGTCAAAAATGGTCGACGATGAAGTCGAAGTTGTAGTTCAAGTAAACGGCAAAGTGAAAACTAAGCTAATCATCGCTAAAGACAGCTCAAAAGAACAGCTAGAAACAGCTGCACTTGCAGACGAGCACGTCCAAAAAGCGGCTGACGGCAAACAAGTACGCAAAGTCATCGTCATTCCAGGGAAATTGGTCAATATTGTTGTAGGTTAAAGAAAAGCGGAGTCTTCCGGGAGTTCCGACAGGTTTAAGGAGGACCGGCGAAGTGGCGTTGTTTGCCACACAGCCGGGCTGATTTAAGGCCCGAGGAGCTGGAAGACGGAGTCTGGACAAAGAAAAGCGGAGTCTAGACATAAAAAAATGCAAAACCTTCCAGGAGCATTTTAAAAATTAAATAACAAAAGAGGCAGACCGGATTTTCTCTGGGCTGCCTCTTTTGGATTGTTATAAGTAAATTGTTATTTCTTGTAAATCGCGCTAGCCGCTTTGGGCATGGCCCCCGCAAGAAACCAGAAAAACCACCCGTATTCTTGCTTCGTCTAGCCCGTGGACGCGCCATCGCTGAGAAATTTGGTTAAATAAATGCGAGCTTTTAAGTTTCTGGGTTTCTCATGAAACCAAATGAGAAGTGAGTTTGGACATAACCTTTTCACTCAGGTTGACTTAGTGATGCAAAAAATTGAATGATGACCTTTAGAAGAAAGAGCGGAAGGTGGCGAAGAGCTAAGATATGCTCCTGCATCGCTTCGCTAGCTTTGTCGCAAAGCCATTACCCGAATTTCATTCGTTTAATGACTTTCCTGCGGGAATGGTGAAATCCACTCGGGCAATAAGGCCGATTTAGTTCGGCATTAGCCTGCGGAAAGCGACCACCTGGAGCGATTTCTTCAGTTCCGATACTCCTTAATCAATTCAAAAACTATTTCTTTTTACCAAACGCGCGGCCAATTAATAAGGCTACGAAAATGATGAGTAGTGGAAGGGAATAGACTAGCAACAGAACATACTCAGTTACATCGTCCATAGCTTTTAAGCCCAGCTTTCTACTTGGCTTTCTTTGGCAAATCGTGCTGCACTTTGTCCTGCTACATTGCCGGTCACTAGTGCAGAAGTGATGTTATAGCCGCCGGTATATCCATGGATATCCAGGATTTCACCGCAGAAGTACAAGCCCGGCTTCTTTTTAGAAGCCATCGTCTTTGGTTCGATTTCCTTGATGGACACGCCGCCTCCTGTGACGAACGCCTTCTCGATTGATTGCGTGCCGTTTACGAACATCGTGAAGACTGTCAGCTGTTGTGCAAACGCCCGGACTTTATCGCTTGCCAGTTCCGCTCCAGTCAATTGGGGATCAATGTCGGCACGTCCAAGTAGGAATAGCAACCACCGCTCCTGAGCAAAGCTTTTCCAAACGTTTTTTAGCGATTTTTTCGGTTCTTCTTTCATCATTTTAAGGAGCAGTTGAAAAGCGGATTCTGCGTTTTCATTCGGCAAGGTGTTAATGCGCATTTCAACGGGCAGGCCACCATTTTTTTTCATTTCTTTGACGACATACTGACTGCAACGCAATACAGCTGGACCGCTCAATCCGAAGTGAGTAAACAGCATATCCATTTGGTGCGTCACTAGTACTTTGCCTTTTTTGTTCAATACGGTTACGGCTGCGTCACGAAGTGCCAAACCTTGAAGTTCTCGGCTGACAATAAACGACTCTTTTGACAGCAAAGGCACTTCAGTCGGGTAGAGTTCAGTGACCAAGTGTCCTGCTTTTTCCGCCCACGGGTAACCGTCTCCAGTAGAGCCTGTTTGTGGCACGGCTTTACCTCCAACGGCTACAACCACTGCTTTAGCAGTGTATTCTTCGCCAGTATGAAGACGAACGCCGGTTACTTTTTCGTCGGTCATCAATAATTTTTTAACGGGAGAATCAAGCAATACCGTGACATTCAGTCGTTCCATTTCTTTGAACATGGCATCCGCTACATCTTGTGCGCGGTTAGATACTGGGA
This window harbors:
- the leuS gene encoding leucine--tRNA ligase, which translates into the protein MTFNHKLVEKKWQKYWQDNKTFKMVDDPLKPKFYALDMFPYPSGAGLHVGHPEGYTATDILSRVKRMQGYNVLHPMGWDAFGLPAEQYALDTGNDPAEFTAKNIATFKRQIQELGFSYDWDREINTTDPSYYKWTQWIFIQLYNKGLAYVDEVAVNWCPALGTVLANEEVIDGKSERGGHPVERRPMRQWVLRITEYADRLLEDLDDLDWPESLKDMQRNWIGKSEGAELEFQVADTEHSFRAFTTRPDTIFGATYAVLAPEHKWVAAITTADQKQAVDKYVDDVKTKSDLERTDLAKDKSGVFTGAYATNPASGEKMPIWIADYVLATYGTGAIMAVPAHDERDYEFAKQFDLPIVEVVSGGNIEEEAYAGDGELINSDFLNGLNKKEAIENAIAWLIDKKVGEKKITYRLRDWLFSRQRYWGEPIPIIHWEDGTMTPVEEKDLPLMLPVTKDIKPSGTGESPLANITDWVNIVHPETGMKGRRETNTMPQWAGSCWYYLRFIDPTNDEMLADPELLKRWLPVDVYIGGAEHAVLHLLYARFWHKVLYDIGVVSTKEPFQKLFNQGMILGEGNEKMSKSKGNVVNPDQIIESHGADTLRMYEMFMGPLEASIAWSTNGLDGSRRFLDRVWRLLMDEEQLSAKVTDANDGKLEKVYHQTVKKVTDDFEGLRFNTAISQMMMFINEGYKVDSIPTEYVEGFVKLLSPIAPHVAEELWEKLGHEGSVSYENWPQFDESKMVDDEVEVVVQVNGKVKTKLIIAKDSSKEQLETAALADEHVQKAADGKQVRKVIVIPGKLVNIVVG
- a CDS encoding BaiN/RdsA family NAD(P)/FAD-dependent oxidoreductase; its protein translation is MYDVIIIGGGSSGLMASIAAASNNQKVLLIEKGKKLGKKLIISGGGRCNVTNRLPLDEIVKHIPGNGRFLHSPFSVFNNEDIISFFEGLGVALKEEDHGRMFPVSNRAQDVADAMFKEMERLNVTVLLDSPVKKLLMTDEKVTGVRLHTGEEYTAKAVVVAVGGKAVPQTGSTGDGYPWAEKAGHLVTELYPTEVPLLSKESFIVSRELQGLALRDAAVTVLNKKGKVLVTHQMDMLFTHFGLSGPAVLRCSQYVVKEMKKNGGLPVEMRINTLPNENAESAFQLLLKMMKEEPKKSLKNVWKSFAQERWLLFLLGRADIDPQLTGAELASDKVRAFAQQLTVFTMFVNGTQSIEKAFVTGGGVSIKEIEPKTMASKKKPGLYFCGEILDIHGYTGGYNITSALVTGNVAGQSAARFAKESQVESWA